CATGTGGCCGATGCGCGACTGGACGAGTTCGGCGGTCCCGATGTCGTGGCGGACCCGCACGCCCTCGTCGGCCCCCTCCAGAGCCCGCTCGGCGATCGCCTCGGCCTCGGCGATGCTCCCGGCGATCCCCACGACCGCAAAGGCACGAGATGTGGTGGTATAGATGCCGTCGTCCCTTCCGTCCACGCTCGCGTAGAACAGCTGTGTGTCGCCGTCTTCAGTCGCCGCTCGCGCCACGCTCTCCTCGTTGACCTCGACGAGCGTCCCGCCCTGCGGGTCGTCGGGGTAGCCTTCGGGAACGGCGTACTTACAGACGGTCGCGCGCGGGGCAAAGGAGAGCTGCGGGAGGTCCTCGCCCTCACGGGCCGCGATGAGCACGTCGAGGAAGTCGGTGTTCATGACGGGGAGCGTGTTCATCGCCTCGGGGTCGCCGAAGCGGGCGTTGTACTCGATGACCTTCACGCCGTCCGCGGTGAGCATGAACTGGCCGTAGAGAACTCCCGTATAGTCGCCCAGTGCCGCGACCGTCGCGTCGAGGATCCGGACCGCCTCGCGGTATTCCTCCTCAGTCATGAACGGGAGTTCGAGCCCCGCGTCGCTGTACGATCCCATCCCCCCCGTGTTCGGCCCCTCGTCGCCCTCGTAGGCGCGTTTGTGGTCCTGGACCGCCGGCGTTACCCGGAGCGAGCCGTTCGCGACGAGCCCTTGAACGGTGAACTCCTCGCCGACGAACCGCTCCTCGAGGACGATCCTGTCGTACTCCTCCTCGCGGAG
The sequence above is a segment of the Halalkalicoccus tibetensis genome. Coding sequences within it:
- the purD gene encoding phosphoribosylamine--glycine ligase, which translates into the protein MSETVLLVGGGGREHAIARALEDSDCELYACAGNRNPGIARIAADFGMLGATNTSAMTSYAEEVGATLAVVGPEAPLQAGVADALSEAGVYPFGPSAEGARIETDKAYQRRFMREHDIPGCPEFETFESTEEACEYIDSSTTDLAVKPAGLTGGKGVKVIGDQVDKEGAKEYLREEEYDRIVLEERFVGEEFTVQGLVANGSLRVTPAVQDHKRAYEGDEGPNTGGMGSYSDAGLELPFMTEEEYREAVRILDATVAALGDYTGVLYGQFMLTADGVKVIEYNARFGDPEAMNTLPVMNTDFLDVLIAAREGEDLPQLSFAPRATVCKYAVPEGYPDDPQGGTLVEVNEESVARAATEDGDTQLFYASVDGRDDGIYTTTSRAFAVVGIAGSIAEAEAIAERALEGADEGVRVRHDIGTAELVQSRIGHMNELRGE